A genomic stretch from bacterium includes:
- a CDS encoding cytochrome c family protein, translating into WMIEEQGMAKIPEPDNSIVLDYLEANYNEDRPNFSQR; encoded by the coding sequence TGGATGATCGAAGAGCAAGGCATGGCGAAAATCCCCGAGCCGGACAACTCGATCGTTCTCGATTACCTCGAAGCGAACTACAACGAAGACCGGCCGAACTTTTCGCAGCGCTAG